One Pan paniscus chromosome 16, NHGRI_mPanPan1-v2.0_pri, whole genome shotgun sequence DNA segment encodes these proteins:
- the PDIA3 gene encoding protein disulfide-isomerase A3 has translation MRLRRLALFPGVALLLAAARLAAASDVLELTDDNFESRISDTGSAGLMLVEFFAPWCGHCKRLAPEYEAAATRLKGIVPLAKVDCTANTNTCNKYGVSGYPTLKIFRDGEEAGAYDGPRTADGIVSHLKKQAGPASVPLRTEEEFKKFISDKDASIVGFFDDSFSEAHSEFLKAASNLRDNYRFAHTNVESLVNEYDDNGEGIILFRPSHLTNKFEDKTVAYTEQKMTSGKIKKFIQENIFGICPHMTEDNKDLIQGKDLLIAYYDVDYEKNAKGSNYWRNRVMMVAKKFLDAGHKLNFAVASRKTFSHELSDFGLESTAGEIPVVAIRTAKGEKFVMQEEFSRDGKALERFLQDYFDGNLKRYLKSEPIPESNDGPVKVVVAENFDEIVNNENKDVLIEFYAPWCGHCKNLEPKYKELGEKLSKDPNIVIAKMDATANDVPSPYEVRGFPTIYFSPANKKLNPKKYEGGRELSDFISYLQREATNPPVIQEEKPKKKKKAQEDL, from the exons ATGCGCCTCCGCCGCCTAGCGCTGTTCCCGGGTGTGGCGCTGCTTCTTGCCGCGGCCCGCCTCGCCGCTGCCTCCGACGTGCTAGAACTCACGGACGACAACTTCGAGAGTCGCATCTCCGACACGGGCTCTGCGGGCCTCATGCTCGTCGAGTTCTTCGCCCCCTG GTGTGGACACTGCAAGAGACTTGCACCTGAGTATGAAGCTGCAGCTACCAGATTAAAAGGAATAGTCCCATTAGCAAAG GTTGATTGCACTGCCAACACTAACACCTGTAATAAATATGGAGTCAGTGGATATCCAACCCTGAAGATATTTAGAGATGGTGAAGAAGCAGGTGCTTATGATGGACCTAGGACTGCTG ATGGAATTGTCAGCCACCTGAAGAAGCAAGCAGGACCAGCTTCAGTGCCTCTCAGGACTGAGGAAGAATTTAAGAAATTCATTAGTGATAAAGATGCCTCTATAGTAG GTTTTTTCGATGATTCATTCAGTGAGGCTCACTCCGAGTTCCTAAAAGCAGCCAGCAACTTGAGGGATAACTACCGATTTGCACATACGAATGTTGAGTCTCTGGTGAACGAGTATGATGATAATGGAGA gggtaTCATCTTATTTCGTCCTTCACATCTCACTAACAAGTTTGAGGACAAGACTGTGGCATATACAGAGCAAAAAATGACCAGtggcaaaattaaaaagtttatccaggaaaacat ttttgGTATCTGCCCTCACATGACAGAAGACAATAAAGATTTGATACAGGGCAAGGACTTACTTATTGCTTACTATGATGTGGACTATGAAAAGAATGCTAAAGGTTCCAACTACTGGAGAAACAG GGTAATGATGGTGGCAAAGAAATTCCTGGATGCTGGGCACAAACTCAACTTTGCTGTAGCTAGCCGCAAAACCTTTAGCCATGAACTTTCTGATTTTGGCTTGGAGAGCACTGCTGGAGAGATTCCTGTTGTTGCTATCAGAACTGCTAAAGGAGAGAAGTTTGTCATGCAGGAGGAGTTCTC GCGTGATGGGAAGGCTCTGGAGAGGTTCCTGCAGGATTACTTTGATGGCAATCTGAAGAGATACCTGAAGTCTGAACCTATCCCAGAGAGCAATGATGGGCCTGTGAAG GTAGTGGTAGCAGAGAATTTTGATGAAATagtgaataatgaaaataaagatgtgcTGATTGAATTTTATGCCCCTTGGTGTGGTCACTGTAAGAACCTGGAGCCCAAGTATAAAGAACTTGGCGAGAAG CTCAGCAAAGACCCAAATATCGTCATAGCCAAGATGGATGCCACAGCCAATGATGTGCCTTCTCCATATGAAGTCAGAGG TTTTCCTACCATATACTTCTCTCCAGCCAACAAGAAGCTAAATCCAAAGAAATATGAA GGTGGCCGTGAATTAAGTGATTTTATTAGCTATCTACAAAGAGAAGCTACAAACCCCCCTgtaattcaagaagaaaaacccaagaagaagaagaaggcacaGGAGGATCTCTAA